In Marinobacter sp. LQ44, the following are encoded in one genomic region:
- a CDS encoding CLCA_X family protein: MTPESAVSFVTVRRRFDFRSIEVGRWVTPQERDRASGRFDQALCDLMTILRGPEPLISLRSTLGLQYGIGGRLGVAAHYIPATRQLALAKNAGAGSLAHEWFHAFDHYMGGKAYRNAGPCGFASSAWLNSVSSKPHPLNERLAACFQAIMLTEDGTAPSTLFRASQVADQHLKTVYYAKPEELCARAFEAFIEDSQPCNRFLVNGTVHSDEAKAGLYPQGEHRQRINDTFQCYFAALGAALYREQAKAG; the protein is encoded by the coding sequence ATGACACCTGAATCGGCAGTCTCCTTTGTCACCGTAAGACGACGGTTCGATTTTCGCAGCATCGAGGTCGGACGCTGGGTGACGCCCCAGGAGCGGGACCGGGCATCCGGCCGGTTCGATCAGGCGCTGTGTGATTTGATGACGATCCTGCGAGGACCGGAGCCATTGATCTCCCTGAGGAGCACGCTGGGCCTGCAGTATGGCATCGGCGGCCGGCTGGGCGTGGCCGCGCACTACATTCCCGCCACCCGGCAACTGGCGCTGGCCAAGAACGCTGGTGCGGGTAGCCTGGCGCATGAATGGTTTCACGCCTTTGATCACTACATGGGTGGCAAAGCTTACCGGAATGCCGGACCGTGCGGCTTCGCTTCAAGTGCCTGGCTGAACAGCGTAAGCAGTAAACCGCATCCACTGAATGAACGGCTAGCCGCCTGCTTCCAGGCCATCATGCTGACGGAGGACGGCACTGCACCCAGCACTTTGTTCCGGGCCTCCCAGGTGGCTGATCAGCACTTGAAAACGGTTTATTACGCCAAACCGGAGGAGCTGTGCGCCCGCGCCTTTGAAGCTTTTATTGAAGACAGTCAGCCGTGTAACCGATTTCTGGTAAACGGAACCGTTCACTCTGATGAAGCCAAGGCGGGTCTGTATCCGCAGGGCGAGCATCGCCAGCGGATCAATGACACCTTTCAGTGTTACTTTGCGGCGCTCGGGGCTGCGTTGTACCGGGAACAGGCCAAAGCCGGATGA
- a CDS encoding TetR family transcriptional regulator, which produces MKTTRKTSDSRERDLRLALARIQRGRPHTGETKVTIAAVAREAGVSTALIHNHYPNVAEAIREAQGRSSRAQRDVKHQDLIAEREKNKLLRQELEELRLKTADLASINEVLMAELRALKARSGDLKIVALPSHKT; this is translated from the coding sequence ATGAAAACAACACGCAAGACATCCGACAGTCGAGAGCGAGATCTACGTCTTGCGTTAGCTCGCATTCAACGTGGCCGACCCCATACAGGTGAGACCAAAGTCACTATTGCCGCAGTAGCTCGTGAGGCGGGCGTCTCAACGGCGTTGATCCATAACCACTACCCGAATGTGGCCGAGGCAATCCGCGAGGCTCAGGGCCGCTCCAGTCGTGCCCAACGCGACGTAAAGCATCAGGATCTCATAGCGGAACGCGAGAAAAATAAACTGCTCCGCCAAGAACTAGAAGAGCTACGCCTGAAAACCGCTGACCTCGCGTCGATTAATGAAGTTCTGATGGCAGAACTGCGAGCCCTAAAAGCAAGAAGCGGTGACCTTAAAATAGTAGCCCTGCCCTCCCACAAAACGTGA
- a CDS encoding KR domain-containing protein, translating into MRQSNKSVLILGGYGAAGAAIATLLGQRIEGNIVLAGRSLDKGRKRAEQLDREAGATGRFSASSIDVADAAQARQCSHEQEYRYCGMRSFHVCY; encoded by the coding sequence ATGAGACAGAGCAACAAGAGCGTTCTTATCCTTGGTGGCTATGGAGCTGCAGGGGCGGCTATTGCAACACTCTTGGGGCAACGGATCGAAGGCAACATTGTCCTGGCAGGCCGGTCGCTGGACAAAGGGCGCAAACGGGCGGAACAGTTAGATCGCGAAGCCGGTGCCACAGGGCGTTTCAGCGCCAGTTCAATTGATGTGGCTGATGCTGCGCAAGCCAGGCAATGCTCGCATGAGCAAGAATATCGTTATTGTGGCATGCGATCTTTCCATGTCTGCTATTGA
- a CDS encoding IS3 family transposase (programmed frameshift), which yields MTRKRRSFSPEFKQEAASLVLDQGYTIPQASVSLGVGESAVRRWVQQLTDERKGVTPKGKALTPEQRRIQELEARCNRLEREKEIFKKGYSSLDVGRDEWYALIDRLGEQESIELVCEAFDISRSSYYEYRQRRNRVDVERLALRAQVNRLFTKSRSSAGSRTIIGLLREEGVVVGRFKVRRLMSELGLICKQPGPHAYKQATVERPDIPNHLDREFAVERPNQVWCGDITYIWSGQRWSYLAVVLDLYARRVVGWAMSSSPDADLVVKALDHAWEQRGQPEKVMSHSDQGSQYASRKFRQRLWRYRMTQSMSRRGNCWDNAPMERLFRSLKSEWIPALGYRNLPEAKRDVGGYLMDYYNRQRPHAFNGGISPVAAEENLKILSGIS from the exons ATGACCAGAAAGCGACGTTCTTTTTCTCCTGAGTTCAAACAGGAAGCAGCCAGCTTGGTGCTGGATCAAGGTTACACGATTCCGCAGGCCAGCGTGTCTCTGGGAGTTGGTGAAAGCGCTGTTCGGCGTTGGGTTCAACAACTGACGGACGAGCGTAAGGGCGTCACTCCGAAAGGCAAGGCGTTAACCCCGGAGCAGCGACGTATTCAGGAGCTGGAAGCCCGCTGCAATCGCCTGGAGCGAGAGAAAGAAATAT TTAAAAAAGGCTACAGCTCTCTTGATGTCGGACGAGATGAATGGTACGCGCTGATAGACCGGTTGGGGGAGCAGGAGTCAATTGAACTGGTCTGTGAAGCGTTTGATATCAGTCGTTCCAGCTATTACGAGTACCGCCAACGGCGGAACCGTGTAGATGTGGAGCGCCTGGCCCTGAGGGCTCAGGTAAACCGCCTGTTTACCAAGAGCCGCAGCTCTGCCGGCAGTCGTACAATCATAGGCTTGCTCCGCGAGGAAGGCGTTGTCGTTGGTCGCTTTAAAGTTCGACGACTGATGAGCGAGTTGGGGCTGATCTGTAAGCAGCCAGGCCCTCATGCCTACAAGCAGGCTACCGTTGAACGACCAGATATCCCGAACCATCTGGACCGGGAGTTTGCAGTAGAACGGCCTAACCAAGTCTGGTGTGGTGACATCACCTACATCTGGAGCGGCCAGCGATGGAGCTATCTGGCTGTGGTGCTGGACCTATATGCCCGGCGAGTTGTTGGCTGGGCAATGTCATCCAGTCCGGATGCGGACCTGGTTGTAAAAGCTCTGGATCACGCCTGGGAACAGCGTGGTCAGCCAGAGAAAGTCATGTCCCACTCGGATCAGGGCAGTCAGTACGCCAGTCGCAAGTTCCGTCAGAGGCTCTGGCGCTATCGAATGACACAAAGCATGAGCCGGCGTGGCAACTGCTGGGACAACGCACCGATGGAGCGACTGTTCCGAAGTCTGAAATCTGAGTGGATACCGGCCCTGGGTTATCGAAATCTGCCTGAGGCAAAAAGAGATGTTGGTGGCTATCTGATGGACTACTACAACCGGCAGCGGCCTCACGCATTCAACGGCGGCATTTCGCCTGTTGCAGCTGAGGAAAACCTTAAAATACTGTCCGGGATTAGTTGA
- the umuD gene encoding translesion error-prone DNA polymerase V autoproteolytic subunit, which produces MSCILLGDFESFSRLNIPMFLERVSAGFPSPAEDYVEKTIDLNELCIQHPAATFFVRVQGESMVEAGIYPGDVLVVDRSLRARHGDIIIASLESEMTVKQLHLTPPPVRLLPRNSAYRPITVEGDMVMEVFGVITNVIRSLKRGGQG; this is translated from the coding sequence ATGTCCTGCATTCTGCTTGGTGACTTTGAGTCCTTCTCTCGCCTGAACATTCCGATGTTTCTGGAGCGGGTCTCCGCTGGCTTCCCATCGCCGGCGGAGGACTACGTTGAGAAAACCATTGACCTGAACGAGCTGTGCATCCAGCACCCGGCTGCCACGTTCTTTGTGCGAGTTCAGGGGGAGTCTATGGTTGAGGCGGGCATCTATCCCGGCGATGTCCTGGTGGTAGACCGATCACTGCGGGCCAGGCATGGAGATATCATCATCGCCAGCCTGGAAAGCGAGATGACGGTCAAGCAGTTGCATTTGACGCCACCGCCCGTTCGCCTCCTTCCAAGGAATTCAGCGTACCGGCCTATTACCGTCGAGGGCGATATGGTGATGGAGGTGTTTGGTGTGATCACCAATGTCATCCGGTCACTCAAGCGGGGAGGGCAGGGATGA
- a CDS encoding cation diffusion facilitator family transporter: MGHEHAHMSPDTKDKRVAVAIWANGILTLAQIAGGIFAGSLALIADAIHNFSDMASLFIAFAARKIARRPADSKMTFGYGRIEVVAALINYTTLIMIGAYLIYEGGMRFIDPPEIKGWWVVWLGIIALVVDGLTALLTYSMQKDSVNIRALFLHNLSDAFASIAVVVGGALILLYDMRWVDPAITIGIASYILYLGLTEIGGTIRTLMLGSPLDIDTDSVIEALSNVEGVLDLHHVHFWQMGEHDASLDAHVVVEISAWNELEKVKGGIKRTLENEFGITHSTLEFEHPDHSHKDAHTYGHG; encoded by the coding sequence ATGGGCCACGAGCATGCTCACATGTCACCGGATACTAAGGATAAGAGAGTTGCAGTAGCTATCTGGGCGAACGGTATCCTAACCTTGGCTCAGATCGCTGGAGGGATCTTCGCTGGCAGCTTGGCGCTGATAGCCGACGCTATACACAACTTTTCGGATATGGCGTCACTATTTATCGCATTTGCGGCGCGGAAGATTGCACGCCGCCCGGCCGACTCGAAGATGACCTTTGGCTACGGGAGAATTGAGGTTGTTGCGGCACTCATAAATTACACCACTTTGATAATGATCGGGGCATATTTGATCTACGAAGGTGGCATGCGATTCATAGATCCCCCGGAAATCAAGGGGTGGTGGGTAGTTTGGCTTGGCATTATCGCATTGGTAGTGGATGGTTTGACCGCGCTGCTTACTTACTCCATGCAAAAGGACAGCGTCAACATCCGTGCGCTGTTTCTACACAACTTGTCTGATGCGTTTGCGTCAATTGCAGTCGTTGTAGGCGGCGCCCTGATTCTCCTGTACGACATGCGTTGGGTTGATCCCGCGATCACAATTGGTATCGCAAGCTATATTCTCTACCTGGGTCTAACGGAAATCGGCGGAACCATCCGGACACTCATGCTGGGTAGTCCATTGGATATCGACACAGATTCTGTCATCGAGGCTTTATCAAACGTAGAAGGCGTTTTAGACCTTCACCACGTACATTTCTGGCAGATGGGTGAGCATGATGCCTCCCTCGACGCCCATGTGGTGGTCGAAATAAGTGCCTGGAATGAACTTGAAAAAGTCAAGGGTGGGATAAAACGAACTTTGGAAAACGAGTTCGGCATCACTCATTCAACATTGGAGTTTGAACATCCTGATCACAGTCACAAAGATGCCCATACTTATGGCCATGGCTAG
- a CDS encoding YqiA/YcfP family alpha/beta fold hydrolase has protein sequence MLKIYYLHGFASHFDITSDKLKTLARLGPVYGHDIDYTQGSEDVIEESLDKLMQVNPDLLVGTSMGGWLAGILGAESGIPFVAINPVTDPGHTLKPWIGQGVDHQGQAYQLTDEVVSSYYPFTHYGSGLVLLDQGDELLPWNDTVRALGDYFPVHSFEGGSHRFEHMEEALDLVREHVKD, from the coding sequence ATGCTGAAGATATACTACCTCCACGGCTTCGCCAGTCACTTCGATATCACCAGCGACAAACTCAAAACGCTCGCCAGGCTTGGCCCTGTCTATGGTCACGACATCGATTACACCCAAGGCTCGGAAGACGTTATCGAAGAGAGCTTGGACAAACTGATGCAAGTAAACCCAGACCTTCTGGTTGGGACTTCGATGGGGGGATGGCTTGCGGGTATTCTGGGTGCCGAATCCGGCATTCCGTTTGTCGCCATCAACCCGGTGACGGATCCTGGTCACACTCTCAAGCCCTGGATAGGGCAGGGTGTTGATCATCAGGGGCAGGCCTATCAACTGACGGACGAAGTGGTTTCTAGCTACTATCCTTTCACCCACTATGGTAGCGGGTTGGTACTGCTGGATCAGGGGGATGAACTGCTTCCGTGGAACGACACCGTAAGGGCGCTTGGGGACTATTTTCCGGTTCATAGCTTTGAGGGCGGCAGCCATCGGTTTGAGCACATGGAAGAAGCGCTAGACCTTGTTCGGGAGCATGTGAAGGATTAA
- a CDS encoding ATP-binding protein, with the protein MSRKQQRPSIKRKLLTFLTLTGFACTGLIFFSHTLLIDYIHDELHRQQLQAAANQLSKILTNDKEEITKSSLRNFSLSQYSVHIEDSQGRSFTSENIKPKLQVVESFRKPGIFHISDDGRSILGYYKIFNNRQNKLSVTIIERSSYSPNTLDKIHVLIWIISFTILVTISMIIFIGVTIALKPLKMMSAQLTSLKKGERNRLDEGVPEEFDELVKHLNRLLESYDKKLTRSRHLAADISHSLKNPLAVINSMINDEAIPTTLASQIKSQLSEMHELIDTQMRKTEMSGQYIGKATPIIERALALVDVVSRIYPYKQIHLQETLPRELVWPIDERDFNEILGNVLDNASKWCSQEVHLHLKLNDDTLTILVEDDGPGVASHQLADLTRRQKRLDETTPGYGLGLSIVQEIINDYGGAMHFSTSPKGGLRVLIELPRSI; encoded by the coding sequence ATGTCCAGAAAACAACAACGCCCTTCAATAAAACGGAAACTGCTTACTTTCCTGACACTAACGGGTTTCGCGTGTACCGGGCTAATATTCTTCTCGCACACCCTTTTAATCGACTATATCCATGACGAGCTTCACAGACAGCAGCTACAGGCTGCAGCTAACCAGCTCTCAAAGATACTAACAAATGATAAAGAAGAAATTACAAAATCCTCTCTCAGAAATTTTTCATTGTCTCAATATTCTGTCCACATCGAAGACAGTCAAGGTCGGAGTTTTACAAGCGAGAACATTAAACCGAAATTACAGGTGGTAGAATCGTTCAGAAAGCCTGGAATTTTTCACATATCGGATGATGGTCGATCAATCCTTGGCTACTACAAAATATTTAATAACAGACAAAATAAACTAAGCGTTACTATAATTGAAAGAAGTTCCTACTCCCCAAACACACTTGACAAAATCCACGTTCTTATATGGATCATATCTTTTACAATTCTCGTTACGATATCAATGATCATATTTATTGGTGTAACTATCGCACTAAAACCTTTAAAAATGATGAGCGCCCAATTAACTTCGCTTAAAAAGGGTGAGCGTAATAGACTGGATGAGGGCGTACCTGAAGAATTCGATGAACTTGTCAAACATCTTAATCGTCTATTAGAGTCGTACGACAAAAAACTTACCCGTTCACGCCACCTAGCCGCAGATATTTCTCATAGCTTAAAAAACCCCCTTGCCGTCATAAACTCCATGATCAATGACGAAGCCATTCCCACCACACTCGCGAGTCAAATTAAGTCTCAACTGTCTGAAATGCACGAGCTGATCGACACTCAAATGAGAAAAACCGAAATGTCCGGTCAGTACATTGGAAAGGCGACACCAATCATTGAGAGAGCTCTGGCACTGGTGGACGTAGTCAGTCGAATTTATCCTTACAAACAGATCCATCTTCAAGAAACATTACCCAGAGAGCTTGTCTGGCCAATTGATGAGCGTGATTTTAATGAGATCTTGGGCAATGTGCTTGATAACGCTAGCAAATGGTGCTCTCAGGAAGTGCATTTACACTTGAAGCTTAACGATGACACTTTGACTATTCTTGTTGAAGACGACGGCCCAGGAGTGGCTTCACACCAGCTTGCCGATCTTACCAGGCGCCAGAAAAGACTGGATGAAACAACCCCTGGCTATGGCCTTGGTCTATCAATCGTTCAGGAAATCATAAATGACTACGGTGGCGCCATGCACTTCTCAACATCACCTAAAGGCGGTCTTCGGGTTCTAATCGAGCTTCCCAGAAGCATTTGA
- a CDS encoding arsenic resistance protein: MADIPLGYEHAMRDVIERHQVWAYLIAVVFGLSVDWTSSLGDSVPDYLIWGLLGVLLYATFTQTPLTHLSDMFRDRRFMGALLTGNFLVMPAITALLILALPDNDALKLGVLLVLLMPCTDWFVTFTHLGKGDSTRAIAATPVLLIAQLGLLPLYLWLFMGNQFDVNLELGRHLLPAFGGLIIVPLILAFLTEKWAENSRKAIGFIRFMGLMPVPLLTVVLFIISMTQVSQIDSTGSLIWPLMILFPAYLLAAALVGKALRRVFRLPVETGRTVIFSLGTRNSFVVLPLALSMPEAWAVAVVVIVVQSLLELFGMMLYLRWVPSRLLPDT, from the coding sequence ATGGCCGACATTCCACTCGGTTACGAGCACGCCATGCGAGACGTAATTGAACGCCACCAGGTCTGGGCCTACCTCATCGCTGTTGTTTTCGGACTGTCTGTGGATTGGACATCATCCCTCGGTGACAGTGTGCCGGATTACTTAATCTGGGGGTTGCTCGGAGTTCTGCTCTACGCCACATTTACTCAAACACCGTTGACCCACCTGTCTGATATGTTCCGGGACCGTCGGTTCATGGGTGCCTTGCTCACCGGAAATTTTCTGGTCATGCCGGCGATCACTGCCTTGCTGATATTGGCGCTGCCGGACAATGACGCGCTGAAGTTGGGAGTGCTTCTGGTATTGCTGATGCCCTGTACCGACTGGTTTGTCACCTTCACTCACCTAGGCAAGGGGGACAGCACCCGAGCCATTGCGGCAACACCGGTTCTGCTGATTGCTCAACTGGGTCTTCTTCCACTTTACCTCTGGCTTTTCATGGGTAATCAGTTCGACGTGAATCTTGAGCTTGGGCGGCACCTCCTGCCGGCCTTTGGCGGGCTGATTATTGTCCCGCTTATCCTGGCATTTCTGACTGAAAAATGGGCCGAAAACTCCAGAAAAGCCATCGGGTTCATTCGCTTCATGGGTCTGATGCCGGTCCCTCTGCTGACAGTCGTACTGTTCATCATCTCAATGACACAGGTCAGCCAGATCGACAGTACCGGCTCACTTATCTGGCCCTTGATGATTCTATTTCCGGCCTATCTTCTAGCTGCGGCTCTGGTTGGAAAGGCTCTGCGCCGGGTCTTTCGATTACCGGTAGAAACCGGTCGCACCGTCATCTTCAGCCTAGGAACACGCAACTCCTTCGTGGTTTTACCTTTGGCACTGTCAATGCCAGAGGCCTGGGCTGTGGCCGTCGTGGTGATTGTCGTCCAGTCTTTGTTGGAACTGTTTGGAATGATGCTTTATCTGCGGTGGGTGCCTAGTCGGCTGCTACCGGACACCTGA
- a CDS encoding cation transporter, with amino-acid sequence MSKPCDGPCGSEDSVVNNEFQRPVTAETGSQLSTYSVPKMDCPSEELMIRRALTGFDNIQSLSFDLSNRKLEIIHQGETGPITNKLETLGLGASLQKTEDASPESVRAAESSHANETEESGTLWILLAINGLMFLVEMTMGLIAQSAGLIADSLDMLADAAVYGLALYAVGHGIKMQVRAAHVAGILQLILAVGVLVEVGRRFLFGSDPQSSMMMTVASVALVANISCLLLIAKHREGGAHMKASWIFSANDVVINLGVILAGLLVAWTGSNYPDLVIGGVVGGIVFIGAKRILALKG; translated from the coding sequence ATGAGCAAACCCTGCGATGGACCGTGTGGCAGCGAAGATTCTGTCGTAAACAATGAGTTTCAGAGACCCGTCACCGCCGAAACAGGCAGCCAGCTCAGCACCTACAGCGTGCCAAAAATGGATTGCCCCTCAGAAGAGCTAATGATTCGAAGGGCTCTCACGGGTTTTGACAACATTCAGTCACTCTCATTCGACCTATCGAATCGAAAGCTGGAAATTATCCATCAAGGCGAAACCGGACCTATTACCAACAAACTGGAAACCCTGGGTCTGGGGGCTTCCTTGCAGAAGACAGAAGACGCCAGCCCTGAGTCCGTCAGGGCGGCTGAATCGTCTCATGCCAACGAGACTGAGGAATCCGGCACTTTATGGATACTGCTGGCAATCAACGGCCTGATGTTTCTGGTCGAGATGACGATGGGCCTGATCGCGCAGTCTGCTGGCCTAATTGCAGACTCGCTAGACATGCTTGCCGACGCTGCCGTCTACGGTCTTGCTCTTTACGCCGTTGGGCACGGCATCAAAATGCAGGTCAGAGCTGCGCATGTGGCTGGCATTCTCCAGCTTATCCTTGCCGTCGGTGTACTGGTTGAGGTTGGCAGGCGTTTTCTGTTCGGCAGTGATCCCCAGTCGTCAATGATGATGACCGTCGCCTCTGTTGCTCTCGTTGCCAACATCAGCTGCCTTCTTCTGATCGCAAAACACCGTGAAGGCGGTGCTCACATGAAAGCCAGCTGGATCTTTTCGGCCAATGATGTGGTTATCAATCTGGGAGTTATCCTTGCGGGGCTTCTTGTTGCCTGGACCGGTTCAAACTATCCGGATCTGGTTATTGGCGGCGTTGTGGGAGGCATTGTATTCATTGGTGCCAAGCGCATCCTTGCACTAAAAGGATAA
- a CDS encoding ArsR/SmtB family transcription factor, producing MILEQLKALGNDTRMQMMEWLKDPLSNFPPQDHGDPAIGVCVTHLQHKAGLSPSAASAHLAILQRAGFVLTTRIGKWTYYRRNEQAIDDFAGRLIIEL from the coding sequence ATGATACTTGAACAGCTCAAAGCCCTGGGCAATGACACTCGCATGCAAATGATGGAGTGGCTCAAAGACCCACTCAGTAATTTCCCACCTCAGGATCATGGCGATCCTGCGATAGGAGTGTGCGTAACCCATTTGCAGCACAAGGCCGGGCTTTCACCTTCTGCCGCGTCTGCACATTTAGCTATCTTGCAACGTGCAGGCTTCGTGCTAACCACCCGCATCGGAAAGTGGACTTACTACCGGCGCAATGAGCAGGCGATTGATGACTTTGCGGGTAGGTTGATCATCGAATTGTAA
- a CDS encoding zinc-dependent alcohol dehydrogenase family protein, which produces MSSKAIFVQPGGGYEKVVVGSSEVRAAARGEITVRLHANSLNYHDFAVVTGIWGPAEKRIPMADGAGEVIAVGPDVTEFKVGDSVVSTFFPEWINGAPLVEGFVSVPGDGIDGYAREQVTAKATSFTLAPTGYSHAEASTLTTAGLTAWRALMADDSLKPGDTVLVQGTGGVSIFALQFAKMAGATVIATSSSDEKLERLKALGADHVINYRRDLNWGETARALTGGRGVDHIIEVGGPATLEQSMIAIRVAGHISVIGILSGVSGAMNFVPALIKQVRLQGVLVGSRSQQQDMIRAINANGMRPIIDRHFLLSEIVEAFKYQETNQHFGKICLDI; this is translated from the coding sequence ATGAGCAGCAAAGCTATCTTCGTCCAACCCGGTGGCGGCTATGAAAAGGTTGTGGTTGGCAGCAGCGAAGTCCGAGCCGCAGCGCGTGGCGAAATCACCGTACGCCTTCACGCCAACTCGCTCAACTACCACGACTTCGCGGTGGTCACCGGTATATGGGGCCCTGCCGAAAAACGCATCCCCATGGCCGATGGTGCAGGTGAAGTCATTGCTGTCGGCCCAGATGTCACTGAATTCAAGGTGGGTGACTCGGTCGTCAGCACCTTCTTCCCGGAGTGGATCAACGGTGCGCCACTGGTTGAAGGCTTTGTTAGCGTGCCAGGTGATGGCATTGACGGCTACGCTCGCGAGCAAGTGACGGCCAAAGCCACATCGTTCACCCTCGCGCCTACTGGCTACAGCCATGCTGAAGCGTCGACGCTTACCACCGCCGGCCTTACTGCATGGCGCGCCCTGATGGCCGATGACTCACTCAAGCCGGGCGACACCGTGCTCGTCCAAGGCACTGGTGGCGTTTCAATTTTCGCCCTGCAGTTCGCTAAAATGGCCGGTGCTACCGTCATTGCTACCTCTTCAAGCGACGAAAAACTTGAACGTCTGAAAGCGCTAGGCGCTGATCATGTGATCAATTACCGCAGAGACCTTAACTGGGGCGAAACTGCACGCGCTCTAACGGGTGGCCGTGGTGTTGACCACATCATCGAAGTCGGCGGCCCTGCGACGCTTGAGCAATCGATGATTGCAATTCGGGTTGCTGGTCACATCTCCGTCATCGGGATATTGAGTGGCGTAAGCGGTGCAATGAATTTTGTACCGGCACTGATCAAGCAAGTGCGTCTGCAGGGTGTATTGGTGGGTAGCCGCAGCCAGCAGCAAGACATGATCCGAGCCATCAATGCTAATGGCATGCGCCCGATTATTGATCGTCATTTCCTTTTGAGCGAGATTGTCGAAGCGTTCAAGTATCAGGAAACCAACCAGCATTTCGGCAAAATTTGCCTGGATATCTAA
- a CDS encoding DsbA family protein — translation MQTRTLVISLLLFCLVVFAGAFVIYDRSQGTNEPAVVEKTPLVRDYSPVIGPEDAPVTIVEFFDPSCEGCRAMHPYVKQIQAAYPDNVRLVLRYVLFHKGSEEAVRILETAREQGVYEPVLDAVMEAQPKWHDDPKVAAAWDAAESAGLDVEAARAGMNSPEIDGIIQQDAADVKAVGISGTPTFYVNGDTLSRLGPQELYDLVTSKVGSLK, via the coding sequence GTGCAAACCCGAACCCTGGTCATCAGTCTCCTTCTTTTTTGTCTGGTTGTCTTTGCTGGTGCTTTTGTTATTTACGATCGCTCCCAGGGCACTAATGAACCCGCCGTTGTTGAAAAAACGCCACTGGTGAGGGATTACTCTCCCGTTATTGGCCCTGAGGACGCGCCGGTAACCATTGTCGAGTTCTTCGACCCATCCTGCGAAGGTTGTCGCGCCATGCATCCCTATGTGAAACAGATTCAGGCTGCCTACCCGGACAACGTGCGTCTGGTACTGCGCTACGTATTGTTTCACAAAGGCTCGGAAGAGGCCGTCAGAATCCTGGAAACCGCCCGTGAACAGGGGGTCTATGAGCCGGTACTGGACGCTGTTATGGAAGCACAACCGAAATGGCACGATGATCCAAAGGTCGCCGCAGCATGGGATGCGGCGGAGTCAGCCGGACTTGATGTCGAAGCCGCTCGGGCCGGTATGAACTCACCCGAGATTGACGGCATTATTCAACAGGATGCTGCGGACGTTAAGGCGGTTGGAATTTCCGGAACCCCAACATTCTACGTTAACGGAGACACCTTGAGCCGCCTGGGGCCTCAGGAACTGTACGACCTGGTGACATCCAAGGTAGGGTCACTGAAATAA
- the lspA gene encoding signal peptidase II, which yields MSEHRASFSTFIFLGFSTLVALADQLIKWLVQQSMAYGQSVEITPFFNWVHVWNKGAAFSLFADGGGWQRYFFIAIAVVVSAVLVKLMRDSHKRTEALAYAMVLGGAFGNVIDRVFRGYVVDYLDFHWQSWHWPAFNLADVFILLSVAMILVTGFTAEKGAGNNMENRQNG from the coding sequence ATGTCTGAACACCGTGCTAGTTTTTCTACGTTTATCTTTCTCGGCTTTTCCACACTGGTAGCGCTGGCCGACCAGCTTATTAAATGGCTCGTCCAGCAATCCATGGCTTACGGGCAATCGGTTGAGATCACTCCTTTCTTTAATTGGGTGCACGTATGGAATAAAGGCGCTGCCTTTAGTCTCTTCGCCGATGGCGGGGGCTGGCAGCGATATTTTTTTATTGCGATAGCCGTTGTCGTCTCGGCTGTTCTGGTCAAATTGATGCGGGACAGCCATAAGCGAACAGAAGCCCTGGCCTATGCGATGGTACTTGGCGGTGCATTCGGAAATGTCATCGACCGAGTTTTCCGAGGCTACGTTGTCGATTACCTGGATTTCCATTGGCAATCTTGGCATTGGCCGGCGTTCAACCTTGCCGACGTGTTCATCCTCCTGAGCGTGGCCATGATTTTGGTCACGGGCTTCACAGCCGAGAAAGGTGCCGGGAATAACATGGAAAATCGCCAGAATGGCTAG